A single genomic interval of Aedes aegypti strain LVP_AGWG chromosome 1, AaegL5.0 Primary Assembly, whole genome shotgun sequence harbors:
- the LOC5575228 gene encoding major royal jelly protein 1: MYGGKLAYLVALSSLWLVHAVDYAPKMETVKQWSFLSYNFPWDYPANDKEFYNPENIVATGIEVGYDRIFVATPRLFSGVPATLSAIPRGTHGDSPALQAYPDWTHHTAGTKEYNCSDIGLVSVYRIRIDSCNRLWALDAGVSRSLEDFEVTCPPKILVYDLHTDQVVRRIDFPPEVVRRESLYTNIIVDETGSRPENNCDDVFVYITDTVAPGIVVYDSGKDLTWRVSHPAMYPDPDFAESTILEHRFTLMDGVVGIAFDQEAGIIYFQPLATDRLFSVTTAALRAGPLPFGKDLPVKLVGRKSSQGIGLAVSPRGGTIFYSPFTETAVASWNPRTNEHQIVAQDQERLQFAADVRTPARDGTAVYVLTSKFHRFFLKNVDANEFNTRILRIDGVVAPTLPTIAPSGFGPTVETNSPFYSLPAVTPSVANSFKPLPPSVPFTKFPAHKSPNPKTYAFIQNYYVNNKQPYVYEPVPVIDKTKTNPFFILNSGEKPFPATQQRPQYGLNGEIFFPKINHHFNDFNGLRYAKSLRANLTATP, encoded by the exons ATGTACGGTGGTAAACTGGCGTACCTTGTGGCGCTGTCCAGCCTCTGGTTGGTACACGCCGTAGATTACGCGCCCAAAATGGAGACTGTTAAGCAGTGGAGCTTCCTGTCGTACAATTTTCCCTGGGACTACCCCGCAAACGATAAGGAGTTCTACAACCCGGAAAACATCGTTGCGACCGGTATCGAAGTAGGCTACGATCGCATCTTCGTAGCAACGCCGCGGTTGTTCAGTGGAGTGCCGGCAACGCTGTCTGCGATCCCTCGTGGTACCCATGGTGATTCGCCAGCGCTCCAGGCCTACCCTGATTGGACGCATCACACCGCCGGCACCAAGGAGTACAACTGCTCCGACATCGGACTGGTGTCGGTCTATCGTATCCGAATCGACTCGTGCAACCGACTGTGGGCTTTGGACGCCGGTGTTTCGCGATCGCTAGAAGACTTCGAAGTGACCTGCCCTCCGAAGATTTTGGTCTACGATCTACACACCGATCAGGTTGTGCGGAGAATCGATTTTCCCCCGGAGGTCGTCCGACGTGAATCGCTGTACACCAACATCATCGTGGACGAAACCGGATCCAGGCCGGAGAACAACTGTGACGATGTGTTCGTCTACATTACGGACACCGTGGCGCCAG GAATCGTAGTCTACGACAGCGGAAAGGATCTGACGTGGCGTGTGAGCCATCCGGCCATGTACCCGGACCCAGACTTTGCCGAATCCACCATCTTGGAGCACCGCTTCACCCTCATGGACGGAGTCGTTGGCATTGCCTTCGACCAGGAAGCCGGCATCATCTACTTCCAACCATTGGCTACTGACAG ATTATTCTCCGTGACGACGGCGGCACTTCGAGCTGGACCTCTTCCGTTCGGAAAGGATCTTCCCGTCAAACTGGTCGGCCGTAAATCATCCCAGGGAATCGGTCTGGCTGTATCGCCACGTGGAGGCACCATCTTCTATTCGCCCTTCACGGAAACTGCCGTTGCATCGTGGAACCCCCGTACCAATGAGCATCA GATCGTTGCACAAGACCAGGAACGTCTGCAGTTCGCAGCTGACGTCCGCACCCCGGCCCGCGACGGAACCGCCGTCTATGTCCTGACCTCCAAGTTCCACCGATTCTTCCTCAAGAACGTCGACGCCAACGAGTTCAACACCCGTATTCTGCGCATCGACGGAGTCGTCGCTCCCACCCTACCAACGATAGCCCCGTCCGGATTCGGACCAACTGTCGAGACCAACTCTCCGTTCTATAGCTTACCGGCCGTAACCCCGTCCGTCGCAAATTCCTTCAAACCACTTCCCCCGTCCGTACCCTTTACCAAGTTCCCCGCGCACAAGTCCCCCAACCCCAAGACCTACGCCTTCATCCAGAACTACTACGTGAACAACAAGCAACCCTACGTCTACGAACCGGTTCCGGTCATCGACAAAACCAAAACCAACCCCTTCTTCATCCTGAACAGTGGCGAGAAGCCCTTCCCCGCGACGCAACAGCGACCCCAGTACGGTCTCAACGGAGAAATCTTCTTCCCCAAGATCAATCACCACTTCAACGACTTCAACGGCCTTCGGTACGCCAAAAGCTTACGGGCCAATCTGACGGCGACGCCGTAA